The region CGCTGATCGGCCCGCCGCCCGGGGTCATGGACGTGCTCGGCGACAAGGCCCGCACCCGCCGCGTCATGCGCGACGCGGGCCTGCCACTGCTGCCCGGCACGTTGTCGCCGGTGGCCTCCGCGGGAGAGGCGGAGCGGATCGCCGACGAGATCGGCTACCCGGTGATCATCAAGGCGTCCGCGGGCGGCGGCGGCAGCGGCATCACCGTCGTGCGCGACCGCGAGAGCCTGCCCTCGGCGCTGGCCGAGACCAGGGCCACCGCGCAGACGCTGTTCAAGGACCCGTCGGTCTACCTGGAGAAGTACCTCAGCCCGGCGCACCACGTGGAGATCCAGGTCGTCTGCGACTCCCACGGCGGCGCGGTCCACCTCGGCGAACGCGACTGCTCGGTGCAGCGGCGCAACCAGAAGCTCGTCGAGGAGGCGCCCTCGCCGCGCGTCGGCGACGACCTGCGCGCGCGGATGGGCCGCGCGGCCGTCGACGGTGCCGTGGCCGCCGGGTACCAGGGCGTGGGGACCGCGGAGTTCCTGCTCGACGACGACGGCGAGTTCTGGTTCATGGAGGTCAACCCGCGCATCCAGGTCGAACATCCGGTGACCGAGCTGGTCACCTCGCTCGACCTGGTGCGCGAGCAGATCCGCGTCGCCGCCGGGGAGAGGCTGTCGGTGCGCCAGCAGGACGTGCGCATGCGCGGCCACGCCGTGGAGTGCCGGGTCAACGCCGAGGACCCGGACCGCGGTTTCGCCGCGACGCCGGGAACGATCGAGCAGTACGTGGCGCCCGGCGGTCCCGGTGTGCGGGTGGACTCCCACTGCTTCCCCGGCTGCACCGTGCCGCCGAACTACGACTCGATGATCGCCAAGCTCCTGGTCTGGGCCGAGGACCGCGACCGGGCGCTGGACCGGATGGGCCGCGCCCTGGACGAGTACCGCGTCGAGGGCAGAGGCATGGCCACCACCATCGGTTTCCACCGCGAGGTCGTCGACCACCCGGTTTTCCGCGACGGTGCC is a window of Saccharopolyspora erythraea NRRL 2338 DNA encoding:
- the accC gene encoding acetyl-CoA carboxylase biotin carboxylase subunit; protein product: MFAKVLVANRGEIALRIIRACRELGIATVAAHSTADAESLPVRLADEAVRIGPAAARQSYLSIPNIIGAARKTGADAIHPGYGFLSEDPYFAEICQQHGITLIGPPPGVMDVLGDKARTRRVMRDAGLPLLPGTLSPVASAGEAERIADEIGYPVIIKASAGGGGSGITVVRDRESLPSALAETRATAQTLFKDPSVYLEKYLSPAHHVEIQVVCDSHGGAVHLGERDCSVQRRNQKLVEEAPSPRVGDDLRARMGRAAVDGAVAAGYQGVGTAEFLLDDDGEFWFMEVNPRIQVEHPVTELVTSLDLVREQIRVAAGERLSVRQQDVRMRGHAVECRVNAEDPDRGFAATPGTIEQYVAPGGPGVRVDSHCFPGCTVPPNYDSMIAKLLVWAEDRDRALDRMGRALDEYRVEGRGMATTIGFHREVVDHPVFRDGAAGTDFVRQLRDG